The proteins below come from a single Hemibagrus wyckioides isolate EC202008001 linkage group LG22, SWU_Hwy_1.0, whole genome shotgun sequence genomic window:
- the mboat4 gene encoding ghrelin O-acyltransferase produces the protein MDLLWMIFNQNPQLAYQLFTIPLAFLFYSLATRGYLTLFNRHICLASGGFILAVLTMGPYSMLLFITNIIFVLLVRFMKPDHIHYWIFGLQMWWQTLWHFYMQYKQYWLQEPVDSRLVLAMSALMLLSQRVTSVSMDLQEGKVIKHFRKSPQSQVLSLIPFMSYTLYFPALLGGPLCPFVTFVNFVEQLSVKPPPSPLKILPWKMLQVLLLLGLKFLLTSFLQSSIFSLSSSPCTLWIWIFSLVLRLNYYVHWKISECVNNAAGLGFSGYSTTGGSLWNGLSDGDAFEIESSSNVSAFARLWNRTTAGWLRRLVFQRCSRMPVLMTFSFSALWHGLYPGQVAGFLGWAVAVIGDHKLHKHLSPRLTTAWRKGLYTCLSWLYTQMVITCVVVATELQSLEALKLFCTTHIALFPLASIFILFIL, from the exons ATGGATCTTTTGTGGATGATTTTTAATCAAAATCCTCAGCTAGCATACCAGTTGTTCACTATACCCTTGGCTTTTCTGTTTTACAGTTTGGCTACACGAGGATATCTCACGCTGTTTAACAG GCATATCTGTCTGGCATCGGGAGGATTCATACTTGCCGTTCTGACAATGGGTCCATACAGCATGCTGCTGTTTATAACCAACATCATATTTGTGTTACTGGTGCGCTTCATGAAGCCAGATCATATTCACTACTGGATTTTTGGGCTGCAGATGTGGTGGCAAACATTGTGGCACTTCTATATGCAGTACAAGCAATACTGGCTCCAAGAACCTGTAGATTCCag GCTTGTGCTGGCTATGTCTGCTTTAATGCTTCTCAGTCAGAGAGTCACATCAGTATCGATGGATCTCCAGGAAGGAAAAGTCATCAAGCATTTCCGAAAAAGCCCCCAGAGCCAAGTCCTTTCCCTCATTCCTTTCATGAGCTACACTCTGTATTTTCCTGCCCTTCTTGGAGGACCGCTTTGTCCATTTGTCACTTTTGTGAACTTTGTGGAGCAACTGAGTGTCAAGCCACCACCTTCTCCACTTAAAATTCTGCCTTGGAAGATGCTGCAGGTTTTACTTCTGCTAGGTCTCAAATTCCTCCTTACAAGTTTTTTACAGTCTAGCATATTCAGCCTAAGTAGTTCACCATGTACATTATGGATCTGGATCTTCTCCCTAGTGCTCAGATTGAATTATTACGTTCACTGGAAAATAAGTGAATGTGTTAACAATGCAGCAGGATTAGGTTTCAGTGGGTACAGTACAACTGGAGGTTCATTGTGGAATGGACTTTCTGATGGTGATGCATTTGAGATTGAATCCTCAAGTAATGTTTCAGCCTTTGCCCGGCTCTGGAACAGGACCACAGCTGGCTGGTTACGCAGATTAGTGTTTCAAAGGTGCAGCAGGATGCCAGTGCTTATGACGTTCAGCTtctctgctttgtggcacggcttGTACCCAGGTCAAGTTGCAGGCTTCCTCGGATGGGCCGTAGCTGTGATAGGAgaccacaaactccacaaacaccTTTCTCCAAGGCTCACCACAGCTTGGAGGAAAGGCTTGTATACTTGTCTAAGCTGGCTTTACACTCAGATGGTCATCACTTGTGTTGTGGTTGCAACTGAACTTCAAAGTTTGGAGGCACTCAAGTTGTTTTGTACAACACACATTGCTCTATTTCCACTTGCAAGCATTTTCATACTGTTCATTTTATAA
- the zgc:114041 gene encoding monocarboxylate transporter 13 isoform X1, producing the protein MKEYSVDAPDGGYGWVVVIAAFFSRGLTTAILKNFGLFFLEIQNYYNVLTSTVSWITSTSIAMFHLGAPLAGGLGVYVTQRGVTMIGGVLAASGMIFGSLGLALPWMYLSVGVIQGLGVSFCWMSANIMVNHYFKDWRPIAFSISSSGECVFAVAFSPFFQWLIETYSWQGALLIIGGLQLNLLVCGALMKPLKPKPFSQTPNLMADPSSTKALFQCSIIQRPELILYIAFAILAASGFFIPPLFLVPYANHIGIEQYWAAFLLSILSLADLLGRLACGWLANLRVLRNLQILTIVSILLGVVVLLLPLARAYYPIMVFTTLYGFLFGCVVAVHITSIVDIVGLAGFDSALGLFMLLRTSGAFIAPPAAGWLVDWTGEFGAAFYLAGFCIILSAVFVVMVDRLVEKKNIALGWPQRIISLHLSLSSASSTLTPTSFISSFITSIYLLFGLPLCLLPGSSMSNILLPIYSLSLLWTCLNHLNLASLTLSPKRPTSAVSLMYSFLILSKCFTYEL; encoded by the exons ATGAAAGAGTACAGTGTGGATGCACCAGACGGTGGGTATGGATGGGTCGTGGTTATCGCTGCCTTCTTCTCCAGGGGCCTTACCACAGCCATCCTTAAAAACTTTGGCCTGTTTTTCTTGGAGATCCAGAACTACTATAATGTCCTCACCAGCACTGTGTCATGGATCACATCCACCAGCATTGCTATGTTTCATCTGGGAG CTCCACTCGCTGGAGGTCTCGGTGTCTATGTCACACAGCGTGGTGTTACGATGATTGGTGGAGTTCTGGCTGCTTCAGGCATGATCTTTGGATCACTAGGCCTGGCCTTGCCATGGATGTATCTGTCAGTAGGAGTTATACAAG GACTTGGTGTATCCTTCTGTTGGATGTCAGCCAACATCATGGTCAACCACTACTTCAAAGACTGGCGCCCTATCGCCTTTTCCATCTCCAGCTCAGGCGAGTGTGTCTTTGCTGTGGCCTTCAGCCCTTTTTTCCAGTGGCTCATTGAGACCTACTCATGGCAAGGAGCTTTGCTCATCATTGGAGGTCTTCAGCTCAATCTTTTGGTGTGTGGAGCTCTTATGAAACCTCTCAAACCTAAGCCATTTTCCCAAACCCCAAACCTCATGGCGGACCCATCATCCACAAAAGCTCTTTTCCAGTGCTCAATAATCCAGAGGCCTGAGCTGATACTGTACATTGCATTTGCCATCTTAGCTGCATCTGGTTTCTTCATCCCACCTCTATTTCTGGTGCCATATGCCAATCACATAGGTATAGAGCAGTACTGGGCTGCCTTCCTCCTCTCCATTTTGTCCTTGGCTGATCTGCTAGGCAGACTAGCCTGTGGTTGGCTGGCTAATTTGCGGGTGTTGAGGAACCTTCAGATATTAACGATTGTGTCCATTTTGCTGGGAGTGGTGGTGCTGCTTCTGCCACTCGCACGTGCCTACTACCCCATCATGGTTTTCACCACACTCTACGGCTTCCTGTTTGGCTGTGTTGTGGCTGTCCATATCACAAGTATAGTGGATATTGTAGGGCTGGCAGGCTTTGACAGTGCACTTGGACTCTTCATGCTACTGCGAACCTCTGGGGCATTCATCGCTCCACCTGCTGCAG GCTGGCTGGTGGACTGGACTGGTGAATTCGGCGCTGCGTTTTATCTGGCAGGCTTCTGCATTATACTCTCAGCTGTTTTCGTAGTGATGGTCGACAGGCTGGTGGAGAAGAAGAATATCGCTCTG gggtggccacagcgaatcatctctctccacctatccctatcttctgcatcctcaacacttacacccactagcttcatatcctcatttattacatccatatacctcctctttggccttcctctttgcctcctgcctggcagctccatgtccaacattctcctaccaatatactcactctccctcctctggacatgtctaaaccatcttaatctggcctctctgactttgtcccccaaacgtccaacatcaGCTGTctctctgatgtactcgttcctaatcctgtccaaatGCTTTACTTATGAACTGTAA
- the zgc:114041 gene encoding monocarboxylate transporter 13 isoform X2: MKEYSVDAPDGGYGWVVVIAAFFSRGLTTAILKNFGLFFLEIQNYYNVLTSTVSWITSTSIAMFHLGAPLAGGLGVYVTQRGVTMIGGVLAASGMIFGSLGLALPWMYLSVGVIQGLGVSFCWMSANIMVNHYFKDWRPIAFSISSSGECVFAVAFSPFFQWLIETYSWQGALLIIGGLQLNLLVCGALMKPLKPKPFSQTPNLMADPSSTKALFQCSIIQRPELILYIAFAILAASGFFIPPLFLVPYANHIGIEQYWAAFLLSILSLADLLGRLACGWLANLRVLRNLQILTIVSILLGVVVLLLPLARAYYPIMVFTTLYGFLFGCVVAVHITSIVDIVGLAGFDSALGLFMLLRTSGAFIAPPAAGWLVDWTGEFGAAFYLAGFCIILSAVFVVMVDRLVEKKNIALVKVTDAAADNETNPINETDHVEA, from the exons ATGAAAGAGTACAGTGTGGATGCACCAGACGGTGGGTATGGATGGGTCGTGGTTATCGCTGCCTTCTTCTCCAGGGGCCTTACCACAGCCATCCTTAAAAACTTTGGCCTGTTTTTCTTGGAGATCCAGAACTACTATAATGTCCTCACCAGCACTGTGTCATGGATCACATCCACCAGCATTGCTATGTTTCATCTGGGAG CTCCACTCGCTGGAGGTCTCGGTGTCTATGTCACACAGCGTGGTGTTACGATGATTGGTGGAGTTCTGGCTGCTTCAGGCATGATCTTTGGATCACTAGGCCTGGCCTTGCCATGGATGTATCTGTCAGTAGGAGTTATACAAG GACTTGGTGTATCCTTCTGTTGGATGTCAGCCAACATCATGGTCAACCACTACTTCAAAGACTGGCGCCCTATCGCCTTTTCCATCTCCAGCTCAGGCGAGTGTGTCTTTGCTGTGGCCTTCAGCCCTTTTTTCCAGTGGCTCATTGAGACCTACTCATGGCAAGGAGCTTTGCTCATCATTGGAGGTCTTCAGCTCAATCTTTTGGTGTGTGGAGCTCTTATGAAACCTCTCAAACCTAAGCCATTTTCCCAAACCCCAAACCTCATGGCGGACCCATCATCCACAAAAGCTCTTTTCCAGTGCTCAATAATCCAGAGGCCTGAGCTGATACTGTACATTGCATTTGCCATCTTAGCTGCATCTGGTTTCTTCATCCCACCTCTATTTCTGGTGCCATATGCCAATCACATAGGTATAGAGCAGTACTGGGCTGCCTTCCTCCTCTCCATTTTGTCCTTGGCTGATCTGCTAGGCAGACTAGCCTGTGGTTGGCTGGCTAATTTGCGGGTGTTGAGGAACCTTCAGATATTAACGATTGTGTCCATTTTGCTGGGAGTGGTGGTGCTGCTTCTGCCACTCGCACGTGCCTACTACCCCATCATGGTTTTCACCACACTCTACGGCTTCCTGTTTGGCTGTGTTGTGGCTGTCCATATCACAAGTATAGTGGATATTGTAGGGCTGGCAGGCTTTGACAGTGCACTTGGACTCTTCATGCTACTGCGAACCTCTGGGGCATTCATCGCTCCACCTGCTGCAG GCTGGCTGGTGGACTGGACTGGTGAATTCGGCGCTGCGTTTTATCTGGCAGGCTTCTGCATTATACTCTCAGCTGTTTTCGTAGTGATGGTCGACAGGCTGGTGGAGAAGAAGAATATCGCTCTGGTAAAAGTAACAGATGCTGCAGCTGACAATGAAACTAATCCAATCAATGAAACAGATCATGTAGAAGCATAG